DNA from Sulfitobacter albidus:
CCACCTTCAACATCAACGGCATCAAGGCGCGTATCAACGCCCTGCCCGCCTGGCTCGATGAGGCGGCGCCGGACGTGGTGCTGATGCAGGAGATCAAATCCGTCGACGAGGCGTTCCCCCGCGAGATTTTTGAAGAGCGTGGCTATAACGTCGAGGTACACGGGCAGAAATCCTTTAACGGGGTCGGCATCCTGTCCAAATACCCGCTTGAGGACGTGCAGCGAGGCCTGCCAGGCGACAAAGCGGACGATCAGGCCCGCTATATCGAGGCAACGGTGGTTGGCGCACGCGATGCCGTGCGGCTGTGCGGGCTGTATCTGCCCAATGGCAATCCCGCACCGGGGCAGAAATACGACTACAAGCTGGCCTGGATGAAGCGCCTGCGCGCCCGCGCGCAGGCCTTGCTGGCCGAAGAGACGCCGTTTCTGATGGCCGGGGATTACAACATCATTCCACAACCCGAAGACGCTGCCCGCCCGCAGGCATGGGCCGAGGACGCGCTCTTTCGGCCCGAATCGCGTGCGGCGTGGCGTGAGCTGCTGGCGCTGGGTCTGACAGAGGCGTTTCGCGCACGCGTTCAGGCGCCGGGGCATTATTCGTTCTGGGATTATCAGGCCGGCGCGTGGAACCGCAACGATGGTATTCGCATCGATCACTTCCTGCTGTGCCCCTATACCGCCGACCGTCTGCGCGACTGCCAGATCGACAAGGAAATCCGCGGCCACGAGAAGCCGTCGGATCACGTGCCGGTCTGGGTGGAGCTGGACCTTTAGTCCAAGGGCCATGCCGG
Protein-coding regions in this window:
- the xth gene encoding exodeoxyribonuclease III, which produces MKIATFNINGIKARINALPAWLDEAAPDVVLMQEIKSVDEAFPREIFEERGYNVEVHGQKSFNGVGILSKYPLEDVQRGLPGDKADDQARYIEATVVGARDAVRLCGLYLPNGNPAPGQKYDYKLAWMKRLRARAQALLAEETPFLMAGDYNIIPQPEDAARPQAWAEDALFRPESRAAWRELLALGLTEAFRARVQAPGHYSFWDYQAGAWNRNDGIRIDHFLLCPYTADRLRDCQIDKEIRGHEKPSDHVPVWVELDL